A genomic segment from Candidatus Omnitrophota bacterium encodes:
- the galT gene encoding galactose-1-phosphate uridylyltransferase yields the protein MGELRLDPMTARWVIISNEKDFGPEGYDIESPRIDGSGACPFCPGNEKLTPPEVDADRPSALAANTPGWITRTVPNKFPALKNEPDLKRSGIGMFDMMNGVGEHEVIIEDVDHNKQLADLDIDQIKRIIRVYKRRSIELGRDGRFKYVLIFKNYGLAAGASLEHSHTQLISLPIVPKRVMEELECAQRYYDYKERCVFCDIARQELEYRHREICENDDFVAFCPFASRSPFEIFIIPKSHQACFTDISEGQVENFAWILKEILMRIKRVLHNPPYNFTIHTAPLNGSNSDNDSHVYYHWHVEVMPKLSKIAGFEWGSGFYINSTSPETASRYLREAVI from the coding sequence ATGGGCGAATTAAGGCTTGATCCCATGACGGCAAGATGGGTTATAATCAGCAATGAGAAAGATTTTGGCCCCGAGGGTTATGATATAGAAAGCCCGCGCATAGACGGCAGCGGAGCCTGCCCTTTTTGTCCGGGTAATGAAAAGCTGACTCCGCCGGAAGTTGACGCGGACAGGCCTTCCGCTCTTGCCGCGAACACTCCCGGCTGGATAACGAGGACGGTGCCGAACAAATTTCCCGCGCTGAAGAACGAGCCCGATCTTAAAAGATCCGGTATAGGCATGTTTGACATGATGAACGGTGTTGGTGAACACGAGGTCATTATTGAGGATGTTGACCACAATAAACAACTCGCGGACCTGGATATAGACCAGATAAAAAGGATAATACGCGTCTATAAAAGAAGGTCTATTGAACTTGGCAGGGATGGAAGGTTTAAGTATGTCCTGATATTTAAGAATTACGGGCTCGCGGCAGGGGCCTCGTTAGAGCATAGCCACACACAGCTCATATCGCTTCCGATAGTGCCCAAGCGCGTTATGGAAGAGCTTGAGTGCGCTCAAAGGTATTATGATTATAAAGAGAGGTGCGTGTTTTGCGATATAGCCCGTCAGGAATTGGAATACAGGCACAGGGAGATATGCGAAAACGATGATTTCGTCGCATTCTGTCCTTTCGCGTCAAGGTCGCCTTTTGAGATATTTATTATACCGAAGAGCCATCAAGCCTGTTTTACCGATATAAGTGAGGGGCAGGTGGAAAATTTTGCCTGGATACTCAAAGAGATCCTTATGAGGATAAAGCGGGTATTGCATAATCCGCCTTATAATTTTACGATACACACAGCGCCTTTAAACGGCAGTAATTCGGACAATGATTCTCATGTATATTATCATTGGCACGTTGAGGTGATGCCGAAGCTTAGCAAGATAGCCGGTTTTGAGTGGGGCAGCGGATTTTATATAAATTCAACATCGCCTGAAACAGCCAGCAGGTATTTAAGGGAAGCGGTGATATAA
- the galT gene encoding galactose-1-phosphate uridylyltransferase: protein MPQLRKDPVIGRWVIIATERAKRPNDFKQMSADITEVMPCPFCEGNEGLTPPEIRAVRRPGSIPNGPGWDVRVVPNLHPVLRIEGNLDKQPHGIYDMMSGVGANEVIIETHEHTEHMSSLKYEQIAKVLMAYKERIADLEGDTRFKYVLVFKNHKPAAGATKIKHCRSQLIALPVCPKSVKGELIGAKRYFEYKDRCVFCDIISQELNDKSRLILDIDGFVAISPFAARFPFETWILPKKHSADYTSITDESANELAKILKEVLSRMHRLLSDPPFNYIIHTAPYRRMKKGYWATIENDYHWHIEIIPRLTRVAGFEWGTGFYINPMPPEDAAKFLREA from the coding sequence ATGCCCCAACTGCGCAAAGACCCCGTTATCGGCCGCTGGGTTATTATAGCGACAGAACGCGCCAAAAGACCCAATGATTTCAAACAAATGTCGGCGGATATAACCGAGGTGATGCCTTGTCCGTTCTGTGAAGGCAATGAAGGGCTTACGCCTCCGGAAATAAGAGCCGTCAGAAGGCCTGGGTCAATACCTAATGGCCCAGGATGGGATGTCAGGGTAGTGCCTAATCTGCATCCCGTGTTACGAATAGAAGGCAATTTAGACAAACAGCCTCATGGCATATATGATATGATGAGCGGCGTGGGTGCCAATGAAGTTATTATTGAGACCCATGAGCACACGGAACACATGAGTTCTTTGAAATACGAACAGATAGCCAAGGTCTTAATGGCCTATAAGGAAAGAATAGCTGATCTTGAGGGTGATACGCGGTTTAAATATGTTCTTGTGTTCAAAAATCATAAGCCTGCCGCGGGAGCGACAAAAATAAAACATTGCCGAAGCCAGCTTATAGCCCTTCCAGTCTGCCCCAAGAGCGTCAAAGGAGAGCTGATAGGGGCCAAGAGGTATTTTGAGTATAAAGATAGATGTGTTTTCTGTGACATTATTTCACAGGAGCTCAACGATAAGAGCCGGCTCATACTGGACATAGACGGCTTTGTGGCCATATCCCCTTTTGCCGCGCGGTTTCCGTTTGAGACATGGATATTGCCCAAAAAACATTCCGCGGATTATACAAGCATAACCGACGAGAGCGCCAATGAACTTGCCAAGATTCTTAAGGAGGTATTGTCCCGCATGCACCGCCTGCTTTCCGATCCCCCGTTTAATTATATCATTCACACGGCTCCTTACAGGCGTATGAAAAAAGGTTACTGGGCTACGATTGAGAACGATTACCACTGGCATATTGAGATAATACCGCGCCTGACAAGGGTGGCGGGTTTTGAATGGGGCACGGGTTTTTATATAAACCCAATGCCCCCGGAAGACGCCGCTAAATTTTTACGCGAGGCGTAA
- a CDS encoding DUF1926 domain-containing protein, with the protein MEKEFNFLMAIHFHQPVDNFGFVFEEISDKCYEPFLYAIQDFPSIKFNLHYSGPLLEWLRDNRPNVLDLIARLVESGQVEIISGGFYEPILSSISYQDAAGQIAMMTGFLKANFKSLPQGAWLAERIWEPQIPEILSQAGIKYTIVDDQHLIYAGCKEGQLYGHYMTEYNGKTINIIPSDKPLRYAIPFRQPQASIDYFRKIMKDYGKYTVCYGDDGEKFGAWPGTYNAVYEKGWLKKFLQLLEKNSSWVKTWKISDYLGQARPNGIIYIPNVSYEEMNEWSLPSDAAQSLEALKQHLKKYNLLNKYSLFLRTGTWKNFMIKYPEVNHIHKRVALASRRLYAVESSGALEAQPAKNAGSDLLTRAKREIYKAQCNCVYWHGVFGGLYLYHLRASLFKHLIEAEKLLDALESKKEPRLEIDEVDFNCDGENELIVSTSKNTIIIDNAQGGIVTEWSLKTKPLNIVNTLSRRREPYHKKAKKKVFYDNYRRGLFIDHFLSPDISLKSLKHNQYRECGDFAQARYQVSDTRPADGISVFRQGIVDGRQIVLRKVFTFGKEKETVRVNYQFDNLSSKSLEFLFAPELNFSITQDDRETSIPNTESIKFHDKIEGIRVDLDFSQPAFPVFRYPVYTLSQTQEGLEDNYQATCIIPVFRLSVGKDSSTGVGVGISIKDNL; encoded by the coding sequence ATGGAAAAAGAATTTAACTTTTTAATGGCAATACATTTTCATCAGCCGGTGGATAATTTTGGTTTTGTTTTTGAGGAAATATCGGATAAGTGCTATGAGCCTTTTCTCTACGCGATACAGGATTTTCCTTCCATAAAGTTTAATCTGCATTACAGCGGCCCTTTGCTTGAATGGTTGAGGGATAACAGGCCAAATGTCCTTGATCTTATTGCCCGTTTGGTTGAATCCGGACAGGTGGAGATAATAAGCGGCGGGTTTTATGAGCCAATACTTTCATCAATAAGCTATCAGGACGCCGCGGGGCAGATAGCTATGATGACCGGTTTCCTGAAGGCGAATTTCAAGTCATTGCCCCAGGGGGCATGGCTGGCCGAAAGGATATGGGAACCGCAGATACCGGAAATACTGTCGCAGGCGGGCATAAAATACACTATAGTTGATGACCAGCATCTGATCTATGCCGGCTGTAAAGAGGGCCAGCTGTACGGCCACTACATGACGGAATATAACGGCAAAACGATTAATATTATCCCGTCGGATAAGCCGTTAAGATATGCCATCCCTTTCCGTCAGCCCCAGGCCAGCATTGATTATTTCAGGAAGATAATGAAGGACTACGGCAAATACACGGTCTGTTATGGTGATGACGGCGAGAAATTCGGCGCCTGGCCGGGCACCTATAATGCTGTTTACGAAAAGGGCTGGCTTAAAAAATTCCTTCAGCTCCTTGAGAAAAATTCATCGTGGGTGAAGACATGGAAGATATCGGATTATTTAGGCCAGGCCCGGCCCAACGGCATTATATATATACCCAATGTTTCGTATGAAGAAATGAATGAATGGTCATTGCCCTCCGATGCCGCGCAATCCCTTGAAGCGCTGAAGCAGCATTTAAAAAAATATAACCTGCTGAATAAATACAGCCTGTTTTTAAGGACCGGGACATGGAAGAATTTTATGATAAAATACCCGGAGGTAAACCATATACATAAAAGGGTGGCGCTCGCAAGCAGGAGGCTTTATGCCGTTGAGTCATCCGGGGCGCTCGAGGCCCAGCCTGCCAAAAACGCCGGTTCCGACCTGTTGACAAGGGCGAAAAGGGAAATATACAAGGCGCAATGCAATTGTGTTTATTGGCATGGGGTATTCGGAGGCCTGTATCTTTATCACCTGCGCGCTTCTCTTTTCAAACATCTGATTGAGGCCGAGAAACTTCTGGACGCGCTGGAGTCAAAGAAAGAGCCCCGGCTGGAGATAGACGAGGTTGATTTTAATTGTGACGGAGAAAACGAATTGATAGTTTCAACGTCAAAAAACACTATCATTATTGACAATGCCCAGGGCGGGATCGTGACTGAATGGTCATTGAAAACCAAACCCCTTAATATCGTCAATACGCTGTCAAGGCGGCGGGAGCCATATCATAAAAAGGCCAAGAAGAAGGTATTTTATGATAATTACAGGCGGGGATTATTCATAGATCATTTCTTAAGCCCTGATATCAGCCTGAAGTCGCTTAAGCATAACCAGTATAGAGAGTGCGGAGATTTTGCCCAGGCCCGTTATCAGGTATCTGATACCAGGCCCGCCGACGGCATAAGTGTTTTTAGGCAGGGTATTGTTGACGGCAGACAGATTGTGCTAAGGAAGGTCTTTACTTTTGGCAAAGAGAAAGAAACGGTCAGGGTCAACTATCAATTTGACAATCTTTCCTCAAAATCTCTGGAATTTTTGTTCGCGCCCGAATTAAATTTTTCCATAACACAAGACGACAGAGAGACAAGTATACCAAATACCGAATCTATTAAATTCCACGATAAGATTGAGGGCATAAGAGTGGACCTGGATTTCTCACAGCCGGCTTTTCCCGTATTCAGATACCCTGTGTACACTTTGTCTCAAACGCAGGAAGGGCTTGAAGACAATTACCAGGCAACATGTATTATACCGGTATTCCGGTTGTCTGTCGGAAAAGATTCCTCAACGGGCGTAGGCGTGGGCATATCCATAAAAGACAATTTATAA
- the fmt gene encoding methionyl-tRNA formyltransferase, with amino-acid sequence MRIIYFGTSEFAVPSLKALAEGRHGIACVVTQPGRNKGRHLRPAQSPVKECARALSLETMEFDDVNSGTAIKALRGLDADIFVVSAFGQIFGQRLLALPKLYPVNIHASILPCYRGASPLQRAIINGDEKSGITIIVMNEFLDQGDIIAVEETVITDADDAVVLSRRLAGLSAQLIVKTVDRIESGMVKLIPQDSARATYAPKLTKADGLICWDQCADDILNKIRGCMPWPGAYTFMNKKLLKIIKARKYFLEDGRGPLMHGRVMVVSDTELVVSCKGSAIILDELQLEGRRCLKAAEFLRGYNIKQDIILG; translated from the coding sequence ATGAGAATAATATATTTCGGGACATCAGAATTCGCCGTGCCTTCTCTTAAGGCATTGGCTGAAGGCAGGCATGGCATTGCCTGCGTGGTTACCCAGCCTGGCAGAAACAAAGGCAGGCATCTTAGGCCGGCCCAAAGCCCTGTGAAGGAGTGCGCCCGCGCCCTGTCGTTAGAGACAATGGAGTTTGATGACGTGAATTCAGGCACTGCTATTAAAGCCCTGCGCGGTTTGGACGCTGATATTTTTGTCGTTTCAGCATTCGGACAGATATTCGGCCAAAGACTGCTTGCTCTTCCGAAACTGTATCCGGTCAATATACATGCCTCAATTCTACCCTGCTATAGAGGGGCATCACCGCTACAAAGGGCCATTATCAATGGAGATGAAAAAAGCGGTATCACCATTATTGTTATGAATGAATTTTTAGACCAGGGCGATATTATAGCGGTCGAGGAAACGGTTATTACTGACGCGGATGACGCGGTGGTATTGTCGCGCAGGCTTGCCGGGCTTTCGGCCCAGCTTATCGTAAAGACGGTTGACAGAATAGAGTCGGGCATGGTAAAGTTAATACCCCAGGACAGCGCGCGCGCTACATACGCGCCGAAGCTTACGAAAGCAGACGGGCTTATTTGCTGGGATCAATGCGCCGACGATATTTTGAATAAGATACGGGGCTGTATGCCCTGGCCCGGCGCGTATACGTTTATGAACAAAAAATTGTTGAAGATAATCAAAGCGCGCAAATACTTTTTGGAAGACGGCCGCGGCCCGCTTATGCACGGCCGCGTAATGGTTGTATCGGATACAGAGTTAGTGGTTTCTTGCAAGGGTTCAGCCATTATACTGGACGAGCTTCAGCTTGAAGGCAGGCGCTGTCTTAAGGCGGCGGAATTTTTAAGAGGATATAACATAAAGCAGGATATAATACTCGGATAG